The DNA region CGATTGCCAATGGGCTTGTCCCGCACACACCCCCGTTCCCGAGTACATCCGGTTGATTGCTGAGGGGCGTTACAGCGACGCCTACATGATCAATTGGCAGTCCAATGTGTTCCCCGGGATTCTCGGACGTACCTGTGACCGTCCATGCGAGCCGGCGTGCCGCCGCGGGCGGGTCGAGGACACTCCGGTCGCGATCTGCCGCCTGAAGCGCGTCGCCGCCGACTTCAAGGACGACATCAAGCACCGGCTGCCGAAGCCGGGGCCAAAGAACGGCAAGCGCATCGCGCTGGTCGGCGGCGGCCCCGCCTCACTGACCGTGGCGCGCGATCTCGTCCCGCTCGGTTATCACTGCACCGTGTTCGACGGCGATCCCAAGGCCGGCGGCATGATGCGCAGCCAGATTCCAAAATTCCGCCTGCCCGACAACGTGATCGACGAGGAGACCGATTACATCCTCAACCTCGGCGTCGAGTTCAAGGGCGGCCAGCGCGTCGACAGCCTGAAGCAGCTGCTCTCCGAGAATTACGACGCGATCTTCGTCGGCTCCGGCGCGCCGCGCGGCCGCGAGCTCGACATTCCCGGCCGCAAGGAGGCCGCTGCCAACATCCATATCGGCATCGAGTGGCTGGCCAACGTGTCGTTCGGCCATGTCGAAAAGATCGGCCGCCGCGTCATCGTGCTCGGCGGCGGCAACACCGCGATGGATTGCTGCCGCACCGCGCGCCGCCTCGGCGGCGAGAGCGTCAAGGTGATCGTCCGCTCCGGCTTCGAGGAAATGAAGGCCTCGCCGTGGGAGAAGGAAGACGCGCTGCACGAGGACATCCCGATCCTCAACTTCATGGTGCCGGTGGCATTCAAGCATGTGGCCGGCAAGCTGATTGGCGTTACCTTCCAGAAGGTGAAGGCCGAATACGACGCCAAGGGCCGGCGTAATCTGGTGCCCTCGGGCGAGCCGGACGAGACCGTGTCCTGCGACGATGTGCTGGTTGCGGTCGGCCAGGAGAATGCGTTCCCCTGGATCGAAGCCGATTGCGGCATCGAATTCGACAAGTGGCACATGCCGAAGGTCGACCCAAAGACGTTCGTCTCGACCAATCCGAAGGTGTTCTTCGGCGGCGACGCGGCGTTCGGGCCGAAGAACATCATCTGGGCGGTGGCGCACGGCCATGATGCCGCGCTGTCGATCCACCGGATGCTATCAGGCGAGGACATCACCGAGCGCCCGCTGCCCGAGGTGCAGATCTCCTCGCAGAAGATGGGCATCCACGAGTGGAGCTACGACAACGACATCTCCGCCGACAAGCGCTTCAAGGTGCCGCATCGCGACAAGGTGATCGCGCTGAAGGACATCCGCGCCGAAGTCGAGCTCGGTTACGACCTCAAGCTCGCGCTCGGCGAAGCGCAGCGCTGCCTGAATTGCGACGTGCAGACGGTTTTCTCCGCGCCGCTCTGCATCGAATGCGACGCCTGCGTCGATATCTGTCCGATGGACTGCATCACCTTCACCGAGAACGGTGAGGAGGATGACGTGCGGCAGCGGCTGAAAGCCCCCTCGCCGCATCACGACCAGGCGCTCTACGTCTCCGGCGACCTGAAGACCGGCCGCGTCATGGTGAAAGACGAAGACGTCTGCCTGCATTGCGGACTGTGTGCCGAGCGCTGCCCGACCGGCGCCTGGGACATGCAGAAGTACCTCATCGATATGGTTCAAGCGGGATCAACATGTCAGTCCAAAGCCCGATCAGCAGCGTAAACGACTTCGTCGTCCGCTTCGCCAACGTCAACGGTTCGGGCTCGGCCTCCGCCAACGAACTGTTCGCGCGCTCGATCCTTCGCCACGGCGTGCCGGTGTCGCCGCGCAACATCTTCCCGTCCAACATCCAGGGCCTGCCGACCTGGTACGAAGTGCGCGTCACCGAGGACGGCCATCTCGGCGCCCGCGGCGGCGTCGACATGATGGTGGCGATGAACCCGCAGACCTGGGACAAGGACGTCGCCTCGATCGAACCCGGCGGCTACCTGTTCTACGATTCGACCAAGCCGATGCCGACGTCGAAATTCCGCGAGGACATCACGGTTATCGGCGTGCCGCTGACCGCGATCACCAATTCGACTTATACCGACCCGCGGCAGCGCCAGCTGTTCAAGAACATCATCTATCTCGGCGCACTCTGCGCGCTGCTCGATCTCGACCCCA from Bradyrhizobium sp. B124 includes:
- a CDS encoding FAD-dependent oxidoreductase, encoding MKPTDISAPDYFHKVVDCQWACPAHTPVPEYIRLIAEGRYSDAYMINWQSNVFPGILGRTCDRPCEPACRRGRVEDTPVAICRLKRVAADFKDDIKHRLPKPGPKNGKRIALVGGGPASLTVARDLVPLGYHCTVFDGDPKAGGMMRSQIPKFRLPDNVIDEETDYILNLGVEFKGGQRVDSLKQLLSENYDAIFVGSGAPRGRELDIPGRKEAAANIHIGIEWLANVSFGHVEKIGRRVIVLGGGNTAMDCCRTARRLGGESVKVIVRSGFEEMKASPWEKEDALHEDIPILNFMVPVAFKHVAGKLIGVTFQKVKAEYDAKGRRNLVPSGEPDETVSCDDVLVAVGQENAFPWIEADCGIEFDKWHMPKVDPKTFVSTNPKVFFGGDAAFGPKNIIWAVAHGHDAALSIHRMLSGEDITERPLPEVQISSQKMGIHEWSYDNDISADKRFKVPHRDKVIALKDIRAEVELGYDLKLALGEAQRCLNCDVQTVFSAPLCIECDACVDICPMDCITFTENGEEDDVRQRLKAPSPHHDQALYVSGDLKTGRVMVKDEDVCLHCGLCAERCPTGAWDMQKYLIDMVQAGSTCQSKARSAA